A genomic window from Bombus pyrosoma isolate SC7728 linkage group LG8, ASM1482585v1, whole genome shotgun sequence includes:
- the LOC122570315 gene encoding arginine/serine-rich coiled-coil protein 2-like isoform X2, with amino-acid sequence MIPYGMHGDTNKRASDANYDPVQMDMSEESNNNNSSRESSSERAHSPAAQSKTDSSRTLPSPSDQRRSDHENHTANSKDEHKRGDKSDRNRHMSDKGRRPSYDDRRQRESSHRDRDIKKSRDDDRKSRDDDKKKEKSSLGSSRDEKSDDREKSDKDHHYRDDRRDRNRDRSDRDRRRDRDRDRDRDRRHSRDDRSKDRYRDDRFGNYHKEKDRTRSRSRSRERAPPSFRTMSYREEKGRNKLAQLEKLGIELKAPEGDTATPGVQNEQNYYNPLATATQGKYAEQIQKRKLLWANKSKQDEGKTSTAASTANTWMGTTFTHDQDGKVTAKFKRLMGIKDDLPTTPTAGAKPDILKKQEEMFNNMEQQYEVARATTHTQRGVGLGYATGGYQFPR; translated from the exons gaaagcaacaacaacaattcGTCCAGGGAATCTAGTAGTGAAAGGGCACATAGTCCAGCTGCACAATCAAAAACAGACTCATCCCGAACATTACCTTCCCCCTCAGACCAGAG GCGATCTGATCATGAGAATCATACAGCAAATTCGAAAGACGAGCACAAACGAGGAGATAAATCTGACCGTAATAGACATATGAGCGATAAGGGGCGTCGACCGTCGTACGATGATAGAAGACAACGAGAAAGCAGCCACAGGGACAGAGACATAAAAAAAAGTCGGGACGATGATAGAAAATCTCGTGACGatgataaaaagaaggaaaagagttCTTTGGGATCGAGTAGGGACGAGAAGAGCGACGACAGGGAAAAGAGTGACAAAGATCATCACTATCGCGATGATCGAAGAGATCGAAACCGGGATAGAAGCGACAGAGATAGACGCAGGGACAGGGACAGAGATAGAGATCGAGATCGCCGGCATTCTAGAGACGACAGATCGAAAGATCGGTATCGGGACGATCGATTCGGGAATTATCATAAGGAAAAAGATCGCACGAGATCGAGATCTAGATCGAGAGAACGGGCTCCGCCATCTTTTAGGACGATGAGCTATAGGGAAGAAAAAGGCAGAAACAAATTAGCTCAATTAGAGAAATTAGGAATTGAACTTAAAGCACCGGAAGGTGATACTGCTACGCCCGGTGTTCAAAACGaacagaattattataatcctTTAGCTACAGCAACGCAAGGAAAGTACGCGGAACAGATACAGAAGAGGAAACTGTTATGGGCAAATAAG tCAAAACAAGACGAAGGTAAAACGTCTACAGCAGCTTCTACTGCAAACACCTGGATGGGAACAACGTTCACTCATGACCAAGATGGGAAAGTAACGGCAAAGTTTAAACGATTGATGGGCATTAAAGATGATTTACCGACTACTCCGACAGCGGGTGCTAAACCAGATATACTGAAGAAGCAGgaagaaatgtttaataatatggAACAACAGTATGAGGTAGCGCGTGCTACAACACACACACAGCGTGGTGTTGGACTTGGCTATGCAACCGGTGGTTATCAATTTCCCCGATAG